A genomic region of Pongo pygmaeus isolate AG05252 chromosome 7, NHGRI_mPonPyg2-v2.0_pri, whole genome shotgun sequence contains the following coding sequences:
- the ASAH1 gene encoding acid ceramidase, with amino-acid sequence MALKSPVLSSQSRLLRALPPLPGMVRSQVAGHATEGGVACPRPSRLFFASAGVRGVALAAGAMLGRSRVALVLLAAAVSCAVAQHAPPWTEDCRKSTYPPSGPTYRGPVPWYTINLDLPPYKRWHELMVDKAPMLKVIVNSLKNMINTFVPSGKIVQVVDEKLPGLLGNFPGPFEEEMKGIAAVTDIPLGEIISFNIFYELFTICTSIVAEDKKGHLIHGRNMDFGVFLGWNINNDTWVITEQLKPLTVNLDFRRNNKTVFKASSFAGYVGMLTGFKPGLFSLTLNERFSINGGYLGVLEWILGKKDAMWIGFLTRTVLENSTSYEEAKNLLTKTKILAPAYFILGGNQSGEGCVITRDRKESLDVYELDAKQGRWYVVQTNYDRWKHPFFLDDRRTPAKMCLNRTTQENISFETMYDVLSTKPVLNKLTVFTTLIDVTKGQFETYLRDCPDPCIGW; translated from the exons ATGGCACTGAAAAGCCCCGTCCTTTCCTCCCAGTCCCGCCTCCTCCGAGCGCTCCCCCCACTGCCTGGAATGGTGCGGTCCCAGGTCGCGGGTCACGCGACGGAGGGGGGCGTGGCCTGCCCCCGGCCCAGCCGGCTTTTCTTTGCCTCTGCTGGAGTCCGGGGAGTGGCGTTGGCTGCTGGAGCGATGCTGGGCCGGAGTCGCGTCGCCTTAGTCCTCCTGGCTGCCGCCGTCAGCTGTGCCGTCGCGCAGCACGCGCCGCCG tgGACAGAGGACTGCAGAAAATCAACCTATCCTCCTTCAGGACCAAC GTACAGAGGTCCAGTTCCATGGTACACCATAAATCTTGATTTACCACCCTACAAAAGATGGCATGAATTGATGGTTGACAAGGCACCAATG ctaaAGGTTATAGTGAATTCTCTGAAGAATATGATAAATACATTCGTGCCAAGTGGAAAAATTGTGCAGGTGGTGGATGAAAAATTG CCTGGCCTACTTGGCAACTTTCCTGGCCCTTTTGAAGAGGAAATGAAGGGTATTGCCGCTGTTACTGATATACCTTTAG gagagattatttcattcaatattttttatgaattatttaCCATTTGTACTTCAAtagtagcagaagacaaaaaag GTCATCTAATACACGGGAGAAACATGGATTTTGGAGTATTTCTTGG GTGGAACATAAATAATGATACCTGGGTCATAACTGAGCAACTAAAACCTTTAACAGTGAATTTGGACTTCCGAAGAAACAACAAAACTGTCTTCAAGGCTTCAAGCTTTGCTGGCTATGTGGGCATGTTAACAGGATTCAAACCA GGACTGTTCAGTCTTACACTGAATGAACGTTTCAGTATAAATGGTGGTTATCTGG GTGTTCTAGAATGGATTTTGGGAAAGAAAGATGCCATGTGGATAGGGTTCCTCACTAGAACAGTTCTGGAAAATAGCACAAG ttatGAAGAAGCCAAGAATTTATTGACCAAGACCAAGATATTGGCCCCAGCCTACTTTATCCTGGGAGGCAACCAGTCGGGGGAAGGTTGTGTGATTACACGAGACAGAAAGGAATCATTGGATGTATATGA ACTCGATGCTAAGCAGGGTAGGTGGTATGTGGTACAAACAAATTATGACCGTTGGAAACATCCCTTCTTCCTTGATGATCGCAGAACGCCTGCCAAGATGTGTCTGAACCGCACCACCCAAGAG AATATCTCAT